Below is a window of Ananas comosus cultivar F153 linkage group 9, ASM154086v1, whole genome shotgun sequence DNA.
TACCATGTTGCAATTAAAAGAATAGCAATGCTTTTGTCGAAACGAATAGCGTCCAATTTCTacaaattgtatatttttttggtttggcATGTGCtatcatataatttttgtacctttgattaaattttattctagcCCTTAAACTAGGGGTGGCATTTTAAAACTTGGAAAAGCTACTACTTTGTGAGTTGCTGAGAAAGTTCACAGCTGACACTCAACATTATTGGCTGTTCAATACTGATGGGTCAACCCTTTTGGTCATTGATTGTGTTCATCTGATCATTTGAGGGGGAACTAGAGAGCTAGCTATACGTGAAACATGGCTTTGGCCTATGTAGCTCAGTCTGCTGTGTCGATCGTAATCGAGAAGCTGATCAGCACGGCCGTATCCTACGTTTGGGAACGCTGTGCCGGGCCGAGCGCCATGCAGGAGGAGATCCAGAGGCTTCAGCAGGCTTTTCCACGGATTCAAACGATTTTGGATATGGTCGAGAGGGACCAGACTGTCAGTACGAAGCAAAACAAGGGGCTGGACGCCTGGCTGTGGCAACTCAGAGACGCTGTCGATCAGGCGGAGGACGTGCTCGACGAGATGGAGTACTACAAGCTGGAGAAGGCAGTGCAAGCCGGAGATAACAAGGTACTGTTGGGGTTAAAGTCtggaatttgatttaattttacagatatttgattaaatcaattaacaaataaatattcaattaaagacaaaattaaattaaaagataaaggGTTTCAAAAAATAGCTAGGTGAGACGTGTAATGTAATGTTCGAGAGTAACTTTAGTCTCTCTGCGTGCTTGTCTTCGGCTAGTTGCTCTAGCGACACAACACTTCGGATTATTCCGATCTGTTTGATTGTACGGTCTCAAATAAGTGCTCGATTGAATGTTAATTCGGCTTTTAAAATCTCAACTTTAGAAAATAAGATATGatagagtaaaaaaaaattttagttaggatctcatatatttctctcttttattgtcttttttataataatatataaagttGACGGTCGAAAAGAAGTTGTAGGACGTTCCGCTAAAGAGGAGTACATGATCCTGCATCTCGTGGAAAGCGGTGTACCCCGTTTTTCggatagaggagagagagagagaatgcgtCGTGTAACTTCctcatattaaatatattgtatttaaattaaattttaaattaaatcttttaattatctatttgatttaaattaaattttttaacttaaactaATTCCAACAGGTACAACAAGGTACTGCACTCAACTTAAAAAGGAAGTTTGCTGATTTTGCTAACAATATCTTTGGAAATGATGACACCTTGACGAGGTTGAGGGAGGCCGTGAAGGCGTTAGATAATGTTGCTGCTACTACTGAAACTTTACTTCAGCTTGTTTCGCAGCTATACAATTCGGATGTTAAGCGTCAACAGGAAGATGAGATACGAAATGCCCGTGAGACTAGTTCCTTCTTAACTGAGGATACGATTTGTGGTCGAAACACGGAAAAGGAAAGGATAGTTGAATGGTTAACAAAACCGACAAGCGATGAGCAGGAGAATGCTTCTGCCACTGTCGGAAAGGTCTCGGCTTTTGCGATCGTTGGCATGGGTGGGTTGGGAAAAACCACTCTCACGCAGTTCATCTACCACGATGAAAAAGTGCGGCAGTGCTTTGACTTGGTTATGTGGGTGTGTGTTTCCGATCAATTTGATGTGACCATGCTGACAAGACAGATCTTGGAAGCGGCAAAGGTTTGGGATAGCCTTGGAGACAAGAAACTTAATACAATTCAAGAGATTCTCAAAGAGAAGCTGATCTCGAAGAAGTTTCTTCTCGTGTTGGATGATGTTTGGaatgatgataaaatacttgaatGGGATAAATTGGTGGCTCCTTTAAAATTCGGCAAGAAAGGAAGCAAGATTCTCTTGACAACACGGATGGATTCAGTGGCGAATACAGTAGCCAGAGTTCTACAAGGTAAAAAAGAATCTTTAAAATTGAGTGGGTTAAAAGAAGATGATTTTATACTGCTTTTCAATAAGCATGCCTTTGCCGGAGAGAACATTGACGATCACAAAAACTTACAATTGATCGGTCAGCAAATAGCAAGGAAGCTTGGGGGATGTCCGTTGGCAGCAAAAATTTTGGGCGGATACTTGAACTCTTGCATGGATGAAAAATGCTGGAGAAgaattttgaatgaaaattttctaaatttgaaaGAAAGTGAGGACAACATTAGGATGATTCTGAGATTGAGCTATCATCATCTGCCGACAAGCTTGCAAATTTGCTTCAGATACTGCAGTATATTTCCTGAGGATCATGAGTTTGAAAAGAATGAGCTTATCCGTATGTGGATAGGTTCTGGGTTAATCAAGAAACCAATACATGAAAAGCGAAGCTTAGAGGATATCGGAGAGGAGTATATAAACCATCTAGCAAGAAAATCcctttttgatatcaaaataagcGAGTATGGTTCTAACCGTAAACAACGTTATGTCATGCATGATCTGTTGCATGATCTAGCTCAGCTTGTCTCTTCAGGGGAATGTTTGGGAATTGAAGGTGATGGTTCTGGAGATATTCCCAAAACAATCCGCCACATATATGTCAACAAGGTAAACCCTCATATGATCTCCCATCTCAAGAACTTACGCACCCTTATTATTCGTTTAAACAATGATTATGATGTAGTAGCTTTTAATGAGGTTCTAATAGAGTTAAAAAGCTTACGCTTTCTACGAGTGGTGCATGCAGATGACTATGAGTTTCCAGATGAAGTTGGTAAACTCATTCACCTCCGCTACCTTTCCCTCTCTCCATGGGCTGTCAGAGAAAATAAGATATCTATTCTACCTCAATCTGTGTGTAGACTCTATCACCTAGAAGTAATGGAGCTTTGGGGAATGATTAAAATAGATGATTCGACACTGGATGGAATGAGCAATCTTGTTAAATTGAGGCTGCTACGTACTCCTTATCAAGAAATAATGGACAGGATTCCTTGGATTGGCAAACTAACATCACTCCAGGAGTTACATAATTTCCATGTCCGTGAGGAGTGCGGCTACAAGATAGATCAATTAAAAAACCTGCAAAACCTCCGAAAACTACACATTTGGGATCTGGAAAATGTAAGGAGTTCCGAAGAGGCTGCGGATGCCAACTTGATTGAGAAAAAATATCTTGATAAATTGTCACTCTTTTGGTCTCCGAATCACTCTGTTGGTCTAGAGGTAGATGAGCCACTTCTTGATAACTTACGACCACATACCAATCTCAAGGAACTAGAAATTGCCGGATATGCCGGAGTTAGTTCTCCACATTGGATGACGGCGATATCTTCTCTTTCTAATGTAAGGTCTATCAAACTATCCAACTGTGAGAGATGGGAGAACCTCCCACCTTTTGGGCAACTTCCTTTGCTCAAGTTTCTTAATTTACGAAGCATGCGGGCTGTAAAGAAATTATGGTGCTCAACGAGTGTTGGCGGTTGCGCCTTTCCATCACTAGAAGAGCTAGAATTGAGTAGGATGCCAAACTTGGAGTTGTTCGAAGGTGAGCACATGTTTCCTCTGCTTAAAAATTTGGTTATAACTTCTTGCCCTACCTTGAAGGGTTTGCCTGCTTTGCCTCTCACTCTAAATAAATTGAACATTTGGACGGTCGGATTGACTTCTCTTCCGATGATGCAACAAGATTGCAGTAGTGGCGAAGGACGAGCATCGTGCTCATCATCATCGCGTCCGGCACTTTCTGAATTAATAATTGATGAGTGCCCAAACCTCACATCTCTAGATGGATTCATGTTACAGCAACAATATTTTCCTGCCTTGAAGAGTTTATCCATTAGAAAATGTGATCTAAGGCATTTGTTGGAAAAATTCTTCCAAAAACTTCCCTCCCTCGAGGGTTTGGTTATACAAATGTGCCCCAATATCACGACGCACAGGATTCTAGACGATCGATTGCCTGAGACACTTGAAAGGCCCACTGTTGTCTCAAGCGGCGATCTCGATTTGTCGCTACTCCAGGAGTCATTGCCAATACCGACCTCTCTAGTCACCTTGTTCCTTTATGATTGTGCGAGCATGACATCCCTTCCTCCGGCGACAGTTTTTCCAAGGTTGTCAAGACTCCGCATCTGGAACTGTAAAGAGCTGTCGTCATTGGATGGGCTACAATCTTGCCCCTCGCTCGAATCCTTGTCCATTGACGGTTGTGCAAGCATGACGTCCCTTCCTCCGGCGGAAGTTTATCCACGGTTGTCGGAACTCCACATCCGGAATTGTAAAGAACTGTTGTCACTGGATGGGCTACAAGCTCTCCCCTCGCTCCAATCCTTGTCCATTGAAGGATGCGACAAGCTCATCGAACTTTCACTCGGCGTCACTAGTACCAGCCCCACAGATATGGTGCTGCGCCCTCCAATGGATCTTCAAATCCGGAATTGTAAAGAGCTGTCGTCACTGGATGGGCTACAAGCTCTCCCCTCGCTCAAATTCTTGTCCATCGAAGGATGCGACAAGCTCATCGAACTTTCACTGTTGCAACCACCATTAGACCTCACTAGTACCAGCCACACAGGTGTGGAGCTGCTTTGTCTTAAAATTGACCGGCAAGCTCTGTTGCGCGTCGAAGCATTGAGAAACCTCAGCTCTGTTAGCTATCTCATAATAAGAGATGGTACCGAACTCACATCCCTCGACGAGCAATGGCTGTTGCAAAACCGAAACTCCCTTCAACGCTTAGAAATTCATGAGGCCTCGTCTCTTGAATCCTTACCAACCAGTATGATACATCTTCAAGCCCTGCgtcatttatttatatttgatgCTCCTTTGCTTCGGACGATTCCGGAACTGCCCACCTCAATGAAATCTCTTGAAATTAGCGGCTGTCGCCCCGAGTTGAAGGAGCACATAGAAGGCTCTGGAAAATTCGCCAATATTTCTTGTGTGGAGGTTACTCAAAAATTCCCTTTAAGAAAAATATCGGGTATGCCCCATCTTTGTACTATCTCTAACTCTCTTAAATGCAACTTTTTCTTCTCAATATTATTTGCATCTTAGGCTTGTCTGAccctgtctttttttttttttgNAAATGGATGGCAGcggagcctgtttgctactgatagtattccagctcaactctctctctctatatatatatatataatttgttacatacgtatatttttatattatttattaccttaattattaattaaatagattgaaataaaaaatttaataataaaaataatttaaattggtTTATGTACAacataattttttgtaaaaacttattaataattaaattattttataaagacatgtatggaaaaaaaaaggagagaggaaatgattaaaataatttaaaaaaatttatataaagttaaaatttagaaaatttaatagatatattaaCCGTTCgttattagttatttaattttatttcgtaaaaaaataattaattgaatttggtcaaattttgtataaaatctAGTAAACATTTTGTCTAGTTAAcaaaaattaatcataaaatcttaaaaatgaattagttaaaaaaataaatttgagggATCTATTTCAAAGCATCATAATCGTAGAGGTGGTCTTCAcaaattttacctttttttttttggtgaaaatgtatagagacTTCGTAAACTTTTAGTTTTTGGACTTAGATAAtttttgttggcttaaagggtCAACATCCTACCGTGGTAGGAAGTCTAATCACAttcgaaatagcgtgaggctGGATTGGACTGAGTTATGTTTAAAATAGCATGAGGTTGGTTGGGCCGAATCATAATCAAAACCTGTGAGCATTGTATCTTTATgtttttaagtgaattggttgtataCCGATTAACGGCGTGTTTGGATAAATGAGAAAGTGACACtttgatcaatatttttttttttttttgagagatagatagcacgctacctgcttcgtttatttcatttagaaataaacttagctgaaaatgtgaatcaattagaattcgaacttgggtctcgggtaccaaccaccaagccctttactacttgctctagggacggtcggtacttTGATCAATAATATTAAAAGTTGGATTGTTGGCTAGTTGAATTTTctcctcaaaaagaaaaaaaaaagaaagaggattgGTTGAATCATTCAATACttcacattttttatttaataatttagtacCATTGCATAAATCATAAAGTTAATTTGTATTATATAGTGTTCTCGTTTAATTATACATCCGTGATAGATATATTCTCTTTTAGAGATGATAcaattctttttttccttttctctttacTTATTTTCTGCATGTGTACTTGCATTAAGTTGCTTTCTAGTTGCCTGATCTTATGCTGCCATATAAGTTGCATCAGTATTTTTTCCAAAGTAGGTAATTGTGTAGGTCACTATATAGTGTATTTGTTtgaaattctaaaaatattttttcccaAATTGATAGACCTTTAAGCTACGAAAATTTTGTACAACCCTTTATATTATGGAATGCATGATTGATATGTTTATGTTTCAATAACAGCTTGAGCTTAATTTGCCTTCAAATTAGGAGCTCGatcaaatttataatcaaaTGGAGCTGATTGCAGAACAGAAAATATGAAAGCATCGGCGGATTTCTGCTTCGACAAAGTTCCCCTTTCATGTTGTAATTGCTTGATGAATGTTGGAAACATGattttctctgataccaattgttggaatcAATACCTATGCTAATACCAATTATATAACCCAAgatctaaaatagaacaaaataatatagagaagagatattggaggagggagaagatacctaaactaatactttattaataaaaagcaattaattacattctgAGCAACACCTATACAACCATGTCTACTATGGCTTCTTC
It encodes the following:
- the LOC109714808 gene encoding disease resistance protein RGA2-like — protein: MALAYVAQSAVSIVIEKLISTAVSYVWERCAGPSAMQEEIQRLQQAFPRIQTILDMVERDQTVSTKQNKGLDAWLWQLRDAVDQAEDVLDEMEYYKLEKAVQAGDNKVQQGTALNLKRKFADFANNIFGNDDTLTRLREAVKALDNVAATTETLLQLVSQLYNSDVKRQQEDEIRNARETSSFLTEDTICGRNTEKERIVEWLTKPTSDEQENASATVGKVSAFAIVGMGGLGKTTLTQFIYHDEKVRQCFDLVMWVCVSDQFDVTMLTRQILEAAKVWDSLGDKKLNTIQEILKEKLISKKFLLVLDDVWNDDKILEWDKLVAPLKFGKKGSKILLTTRMDSVANTVARVLQGKKESLKLSGLKEDDFILLFNKHAFAGENIDDHKNLQLIGQQIARKLGGCPLAAKILGGYLNSCMDEKCWRRILNENFLNLKESEDNIRMILRLSYHHLPTSLQICFRYCSIFPEDHEFEKNELIRMWIGSGLIKKPIHEKRSLEDIGEEYINHLARKSLFDIKISEYGSNRKQRYVMHDLLHDLAQLVSSGECLGIEGDGSGDIPKTIRHIYVNKVNPHMISHLKNLRTLIIRLNNDYDVVAFNEVLIELKSLRFLRVVHADDYEFPDEVGKLIHLRYLSLSPWAVRENKISILPQSVCRLYHLEVMELWGMIKIDDSTLDGMSNLVKLRLLRTPYQEIMDRIPWIGKLTSLQELHNFHVREECGYKIDQLKNLQNLRKLHIWDLENVRSSEEAADANLIEKKYLDKLSLFWSPNHSVGLEVDEPLLDNLRPHTNLKELEIAGYAGVSSPHWMTAISSLSNVRSIKLSNCERWENLPPFGQLPLLKFLNLRSMRAVKKLWCSTSVGGCAFPSLEELELSRMPNLELFEGEHMFPLLKNLVITSCPTLKGLPALPLTLNKLNIWTVGLTSLPMMQQDCSSGEGRASCSSSSRPALSELIIDECPNLTSLDGFMLQQQYFPALKSLSIRKCDLRHLLEKFFQKLPSLEGLVIQMCPNITTHRILDDRLPETLERPTVVSSGDLDLSLLQESLPIPTSLVTLFLYDCASMTSLPPATVFPRLSRLRIWNCKELSSLDGLQSCPSLESLSIDGCASMTSLPPAEVYPRLSELHIRNCKELLSLDGLQALPSLQSLSIEGCDKLIELSLGVTSTSPTDMVLRPPMDLQIRNCKELSSLDGLQALPSLKFLSIEGCDKLIELSLLQPPLDLTSTSHTGVELLCLKIDRQALLRVEALRNLSSVSYLIIRDGTELTSLDEQWLLQNRNSLQRLEIHEASSLESLPTSMIHLQALRHLFIFDAPLLRTIPELPTSMKSLEISGCRPELKEHIEGSGKFANISCVEVTQKFPLRKISGMPHLCTISNSLKCNFFFSILFAS